CTTCGAATCCGGCGCAGAGCCTCGGCGCGGGTGAGACGATTCCGCTGCCGCAGGCGGGCGATTTGGGTCTTCCGATCGGCGGTGACGACGACGACGCGATCCACGCGCCTCTGCGCGGCGGCTTCGAACAAGAGCGGGACGTCATAAATAATGACGGCGTTCGGGTCCTTGCGGGCGATTTCCCGCGCGAGTTGCGCCTGCGCTCGGGCGACGCGCGGGTGGACGATCGCGTTGAGCGTCCGGAGCTTGGCGGGTGAGCGGAAGACGATCGCCCCCAACGCGCCACGGTTGAGCGTGCGATCGGGGTTGAGAACCTGCCCGCCGAATGCCCGCACGATGTCGCGCCAGGCCGGCTTACCCGGCTCGACGACCTGCCGGGCCAGGACATCCGCATCGATCAGCGCCGCGCCGCATTCCTGAAACAGCCGCGCCACGGTGCTTTTGCCTGTGGCGATGCCGCCGGTCAATCCCACCAAGACCATGACGGGAGCCTAGCATGCGGCGAACGAGCCTCACAACGGGCAGGAATGACACGGCAACCGTCAATGGTCAACGGTCAATGGTCAGCGGCAGTGGTCACTCGTCAACCGTCAATAGTCAATCGTCGATGGTCATGGCGGAACGGCTGAGCGAGAGGCGAAGGGGCAATATCTTTGGGCGGGAGGCACGAGGCGAGGGGCAAGGGGGCTCGTGGCGGAAAATTCTGAATTATGAATTGTGAATTCTGAATTGGTGAATCGGGGTAACAATTCTGAATTCTCAGGATCGATCATTGCTTCAGGCTCTCGCCTCTAGCCCCTAGCCACGCGCCCATTTTTACAATAAGTAGCCATTGACTCCCGCGTGTCCTTCACTGTATCACCCTCACCATGCGTGTCGTTTCTCCCAGCGTCGCGTTCGGAGCCGTGTTCGTCCTGTTCGTCCGGCTGGGCGTTGCCGCAGGGGCGGGAGGGGCGGAATCTTTCCGCACTATAGTGGTGGCCCAGGACGGCAGCGGCCAGTTTACGTCGATTCAGGCGGCAGTCGATGCGGCGGGAAAGGGCGATACCATCAGGATCAAGGCCGGGGCCTACCGCGAGGACGTGACCATCCATAGTAAAGAGAAGCTCAGGTTGATCGGGGACGGCATGGATCAGGTGACGATCCTGGGCCGCGAGCGCGTCGGCGTCTTTCACATCGGCAAGTGGCCTTACGGGGCGTCGGACATCGAAATCAGCGGCCTGACGATCAACGAGCACGGTGGTCATGCGATGGGTATGTTCAACGGCCGGGGGATCGTGCTGCGCGACGTCCGCATCAACGGGATGGTGTTCGGACAACAGGTGCGGGATGTCCGCATTGAGAACTGCATCATCGGCGGAAGCGAAACCACCGGAGTCCAACTCGCCGACTCACACGCGGTCCTCGTGGGCAATGTCATCCATGATAACGACCATGGCGTGACGGTCGCCGGCAAGTCCGACGTGCGGCTGGAACGGAACGTCATCACCCGCAGCCTGTTCGAAGGAGTGGTCGTGATGGATAAGGCCCGCGCCGTGCTGGTCAGCAACACGATCGTCAAGAACGGCGGGGGCGTCGGCTTTTTGGGGGCGTCGCAGGGCGAGGCGACGGGCAATATTGTCGGGTTCAATAAGGGCGGCTTTGTGGTCGCGCCGTCGAGTCAGGCGAAACTCTCGTACAATGCCCTGTATAACAACGGGGGCGATTACCTTCGGGCCGGCACGCCGCTCCAGCCGGCGCCGGAGCTTCGAGCCGAGTCGGATCTGGCGGTGGATCCGCGCTTTGTGGATCCTGGTCGGGATGACTTTCGGCTCAGGCCGGACACCCCCCTTCTGAAGGTCGGAGGGTTTTCCTACCTCGGCGCCCTCGCGCCGGTCGCTCAGGCTCCGTGATTGTCCAGCAAGAAAACCTACAAAAAATTCAGCGCTTCCGTCGGATTGCCCTTCAGGGAAGGAAACCCTGTGGTATGCTAACAACAGAGGCCGGTCTTTGGGGGCTGAAGGGTCCAAAAATTGCTTACCTTTACTGATAGGACCGGGGAAAGGTGCAAACGTGGCTAGCTACCGCCCGGAATTAGA
The DNA window shown above is from Nitrospirota bacterium and carries:
- the coaE gene encoding dephospho-CoA kinase (Dephospho-CoA kinase (CoaE) performs the final step in coenzyme A biosynthesis.); the protein is MVLVGLTGGIATGKSTVARLFQECGAALIDADVLARQVVEPGKPAWRDIVRAFGGQVLNPDRTLNRGALGAIVFRSPAKLRTLNAIVHPRVARAQAQLAREIARKDPNAVIIYDVPLLFEAAAQRRVDRVVVVTADRKTQIARLRQRNRLTRAEALRRIRSQMSLAKKTRRADYVLDGTLPIARLRREVARIFEQLRRSP
- a CDS encoding pectinesterase family protein, giving the protein MRVVSPSVAFGAVFVLFVRLGVAAGAGGAESFRTIVVAQDGSGQFTSIQAAVDAAGKGDTIRIKAGAYREDVTIHSKEKLRLIGDGMDQVTILGRERVGVFHIGKWPYGASDIEISGLTINEHGGHAMGMFNGRGIVLRDVRINGMVFGQQVRDVRIENCIIGGSETTGVQLADSHAVLVGNVIHDNDHGVTVAGKSDVRLERNVITRSLFEGVVVMDKARAVLVSNTIVKNGGGVGFLGASQGEATGNIVGFNKGGFVVAPSSQAKLSYNALYNNGGDYLRAGTPLQPAPELRAESDLAVDPRFVDPGRDDFRLRPDTPLLKVGGFSYLGALAPVAQAP